The Drosophila mauritiana strain mau12 chromosome 2R, ASM438214v1, whole genome shotgun sequence genome has a segment encoding these proteins:
- the LOC117137184 gene encoding uncharacterized protein LOC117137184 — translation MKISVFGELNTFELFVLSTVIPAVFVYLWTLISGDMRNFKGSKLAYSVYTAKDPINCYQDYEPEKQKDT, via the exons atgaaaatatccGTTTTTGGGGAGCTTAACACTTTCGAGCTGTTTGTCCTGTCCACTGTGATACCGGCGGTGTTCGTTTACCTGTGGACTCTGATATCTGGCGATATGAGG AATTTCAAGGGCAGCAAATTGGCATACTCAGTTTATACGGCCAAGGATCCCATTAATTGCTATCAAGACTACGAACCGGAGAAGCAAAAGGATACGTAG
- the LOC117137185 gene encoding guanine nucleotide-binding protein subunit gamma-1, with protein MAANLQQQRSINLQLRREVEMERMPVSVACSLMMKYMLEHEEEDCLLSGFTQKVNPFREKSSCSIL; from the coding sequence ATGGCTGCTAATTTGCAACAGCAGCGCTCCATCAACTTGCAGCTACGGCGGGAAGTGGAGATGGAGCGTATGCCCGTCTCGGTGGCCTGCTCCCTGATGATGAAGTACATGTTGGAGCACGAGGAGGAAGACTGCCTGCTCAGCGGCTTCACACAGAAGGTGAATCCGTTTCGTGAGAAGAGCTCCTGCAGCATCCTGTAG
- the LOC117137182 gene encoding PSME3-interacting protein, producing the protein MSSGFVTEAEATEQRQRRQEEWERVRQPEDPLERPEEPYDGRSLYERLKQNKDKKDMEFEEAHKLKNLIRGLDDDEVQFLELVDAHKIHAERQQMRDEELELKDFRNRVEKLQEESVDKKLQAELKTTAKSAGASVGRSTQKTLLGQGIKRKNGELPTTSKVAKITENEVEQTATNEATKDPADKTTNTTLTTNKYNQGALKCIAILPGIGSYTESSDSEASTDEEEPSICSRTDLCGRKIPKKKQCSE; encoded by the exons ATGAGTTCGGGCTTTGTGACTGAAGCTGAGGCCACCGAGCAAAGGCAGAGACGTCAGGAGGAATGGGAGCGTGTACGTCAGCCGGAGGACCCACTAGAACGACCTGAGGAACCCTACGATGGGCGCTCACTGTATGAACGCCTCAAACAAAATAAGGACAAGAAGGACATGGAGTTTGAGGAAGCCCACAAGCTGA AAAACCTCATCCGTGGTCTGGACGATGATGAGGTGCAGTTTCTGGAATTGGTCGATGCCCATAAAATACATGCGGAGCGCCAGCAAATGCGCGACGAGGAGCTGGAACTAAAGGATTTCCGCAATCGTGTGGAAAAGCTGCAGGAGGAGAGTGTAGACAAG AAACTGCAAGCTGAACTTAAAACCACAGCAAAGTCCGCGGGAGCATCGGTCGGGCGTAGCACTCAGAAGACGCTGCTCGGCCAGGGTATCAAGAGAAAAAACGGCGAACTGCCCACCACCAGTAAAGTAGCCAAAATCACTGAGAATGAGGTCGAACAGACAGCGACGAATGAAGCAACCAAGGACCCTGCTGATAAGACAACGAACACCACATTAACTACAAACAAATACAACCAGGGGGCCCTAAAGTGCATCGCTATACTTCCGGGTATCGGCTCCTACACGGAGTCTAGTGACTCGGAGGCCAGCACCGATGAGGAGGAACCCAGTATTTGCAGCCGAACCGACTTATGTGGCCGCAAAATTCCCAAGAAGAAGCAGTGCTCAGAGTAG
- the LOC117137183 gene encoding ras-related protein Rab-4B: protein MSETYDYLFKFLIIGSAGSGKSCLLHHFIESKFKDDSSHTIGVEFGSRIVNVGGKSVKLQIWDTAGQERFRSVTRSYYRGAAGALLVYDATSRDSFNALTNWLNDARTLASPNIVILLVGNKKDLEEARDVTFLEASTFAQENELIFLETSAKTGENVEEAFLKCSKTILAKIETGELDPERIGSGIQYGGAALRNLQTRQRSINKPDCTCRV from the exons ATGTCGGAAACATACG ATTACCTGTTCAAGTTCCTGATAATTGGCAGTGCTGGCAGCGGTAAGAGTTGTCTGTTGCATCACTTCATCGAGAGCAAGT TCAAAGACGACAGTTCGCACACCATCGGAGTGGAGTTCGGCTCGCGGATTGTGAACGTGGGCGGCAAGTCGGTAAAGCTACAGATATGGGACACGGCCGGTCAGGAGAGATTCCGATCGGTGACAAGATCGTACTATCGCGGAGCAGCTGGAGCTCTCCTGGTCTACGACGCCACTTCGCGGGACTCATTCAATGCTTTGACAAACTGGTTGAATGATGCTCGCACTCTGGCCAGCCCAAATATTGTGATCCTTTTGGTGGGCAACAAAAAGGACTTGGAGGAGGCGCGTGATGTGACCTTTCTGGAAGCAAGCACCTTTGCCCAAGAGAACG AGCTTATCTTCCTGGAGACGAGCGCCAAGACGGGCGAGAATGTTGAGGAGGCCTTTCTCAAGTGCTCAAAGACCATACTGGCAAAAATTGAGACCGGAGAGCTGGATCCCGAGCGCATCGGCAGTGGTATTCAGTACGGCGGAGCTGCCCTCCGTAACTTACAGACACGACAGCGCAGCATCAATAAGCCGGATTGCACCTGTCGTGTTTAG
- the LOC117137186 gene encoding cytochrome b-c1 complex subunit 10, translated as MAFRIPFGKKHAEIASSFIRSGAGFGGAAGLAVLYYTDWKLVLQYVPIYGSKFEKSE; from the exons ATGGCTTTCCGCATACCTTTTGGCAAGAAGCACGCTGAAATCGCGAGTTCCTT CATCCGATCTGGAGCCGGATTCGGAGGAGCTGCTGGCCTGGCCGTGCTTTACTACACCGACTGGAAGCTGGTCCTGCAGTACGTGCCCATCTACGGATCCAAGTTCGAAAAAAGCGAGTAA
- the LOC117137181 gene encoding nucleolar GTP-binding protein 2 encodes MPKVRSTPGKPRTQGFNHSNHSMNPERPKSGLKGVAHPRTKGTIKRLQMYRNFKAKRDRTGKILTPAPFQGRLPAGTMARVEPTPKWFSNSRVISQTALQKFQDEIGKAVKDPYQVIMKPSQLPVTLLNEAAKYKRVHLLDTESFDSTFGPKKQRKRVSLKVRDLEDLSKAADDQADKYDSAKDLDLIREDTGEKKAVRDWVFGAGQSKRIWNELHKVVDASDVLLQVLDARDPMGTRSKYIEEFLRKEKPHKHLFFILNKVDLVPVWVTQRWVAILSAEYPTIAFHASLQHPFGKGALINLFRQLGKLHLDKKQISVGFIGYPNVGKSSVINALRSKKVCKVAPIAGETKVWQYITLMKRIFLIDCPGVVYPTAETDTEKVLKGVVRVELVTNPEDYVDSLLKRVRPEYISKNYKIEHWNTSTHFLEQLAQKTGKLLKGGEPDVTVTARMVLNDWQRGKLPFYVPPEGFAVPKSQEGKQEEVVAEDPNEDAKSEAPTFVSESVKKAREFKQIQDFRKIRVGLEYEQQDVKDLDHIDLELLEQQKAERAAKKKARIHNLGEEDEESSDGADEFYSEDEYNEDLQRVVHKKAKSKKPQQLAITSSGKFRVAKIQPGDSDDAGSSDDDGPSTSKAPRLTAKQKRSLERSQKRKKIGSNFYETTNVKNRNRNKKKDA; translated from the exons ATGCCAAAGGTACGCAGCACCCCGGGTAAGCCCCGGACGCAGGGATTTAACCACTCAAATCACTCGATGAATCCGGAGCGCCCCAAAAGCGGCCTCAAGGGAGTCGCCCACCCCCGCACTAAGGGCACCATCAAGCGGCTTCAGATGTACCGTAACTTCAAGGCCAAGCGCGATCGCACTGGAAAGATCCTCACTCCCGCCCCCTTTCAG GGGCGCCTGCCTGCTGGAACAATGGCTCGAGTTGAGCCTACGCCCAAGTGGTTCAGCAATTCCCGCGTTATCTCGCAAACTGCTTTGCAAAAGTTCCAGGATGAGATTGGCAAGGCTGTCAAGGATCCCTACCAGGTGATCATGAAGCCATCCCAGTTACCGGTGACCTTACTGAACGAGGCAGCAAAATACAAAAGGGTTCATTTGCTGGACACCGAGAGCTTCGACAGTACCTTTGGGCCCAAAAAGCAGCGCAAACGCGTCAGCCTAAAGGTTCGCGATCTGGAAGATCTAAGCAAGGCGGCCGATGACCAGGCCGATAAGTACGATTCCGCTAAGGACTTAGATCTAATCCGCGAGGACACTGGCGAAAAGAAGGCCGTCCGTGATTGGGTGTTCGGTGCGGGACAGAGCAAACGCATCTGGAACGAGCTGCACAAGGTGGTCGATGCGTCCGATGTGCTGCTTCAGGTTCTGGATGCCCGCGATCCCATGGGCACGCGTTCGAAGTACATCGAGGAGTTCTTGCGCAAGGAAAAGCCGCACAAACATCTATTTTTCATCCTGAACAAGGTTGATCTGGTGCCGGTGTGGGTAACCCAGCGTTGGGTGGCTATTCTTAGTGCCGAATATCCTACTATTGCCTTCCATGCCTCCCTACAACATCCATTTGGAAAAG gTGCGCTCATCAATCTTTTCCGTCAGTTGGGCAAACTGCATTTGGACAAAAAACAGATCAGTGTGGGCTTCATTGGGTATCCCAACGTGGGTAAATCTTCTGTTATTAATGCGCTACGATCAAAAAAGGTTTGCAAAGTAGCACCAATTGCGGGGGAGACGAAAGTATGGCAGTACATAACGCTAATGAAACGCATCTTCTTGATCGATTGTCCTGGCGTGGTGTATCCCACCGCGGAGACTGACACCGAGAAGGTGTTGAAGGGTGTGGTACGGGTGGAGCTCGTCACAAATCCAGAAGATTACGTAGACTCTCTGCTGAAACGCGTGCGTCCAGAGTACATTTCAAAGAACTACAAAATTGAACACTGGAACACATCCACTCACTTTTTAGAACAGTTGGCTCAAAAGACCGGCAAGTTGCTAAAAGGTGGTGAGCCGGACGTTACGGTAACTGCCCGTATGGTGCTTAACGATTGGCAACGTGGCAAACTGCCTTTCTACGTTCCCCCCGAAGGATTCGCAGTCCCCAAGTCCCAGGAGGGTAAGCAGGAGGAAGTAGTCGCAGAGGATCCCAACGAAGATGCTAAATCCGAGGCACCGACATTCGTCAGTGAGTCTGTAAAGAAGGCGCGCGAGTTTAAGCAGATCCAAGATTTTCGAAAAATTCGCGTGGGTCTTGAGTATGAGCAGCAAGATGTGAAGGATCTTGATCACATAGATCTAGAGCTTTTAGAGCAACAGAAGGCCGAGCGTGCGGCAAAGAAAAAAGCTCGCATCCACAACCTGGGTGAAGAGGACGAGGAGTCTAGCGATGGAGCGGACGAGTTTTACTCGGAGGATGAGTACAATGAGGACTTGCAACGCGTTGTGCACAAGAAGGCCAAGTCAAAGAAGCCACAGCAGCTGGCCATCACATCGTCTGGTAAATTCCGAGTGGCCAAAATACAACCTGGTGATTCGGATGATGCTGGCAGCTCTGACGACGATGGTCCTAGCACTTCAAAGGCTCCTCGATTGACTGCCAAGCAAAAACGCTCCCTGGAGCGCAGTCAGAAACGCAAGAAAATTGGCAGCAACTTTTATGAGACGACGAATGTTAAGAATCGCAATAGAAACAAAAAGAAGGACGCGTAA
- the LOC117137180 gene encoding E3 ubiquitin-protein ligase SH3RF3, translated as MDEHTLNDLLECSVCLERLDTTSKVLPCQHTFCRKCLQDIVASQHKLRCPECRILVSCKIDELPPNVLLMRILEGMKQNAAAGKGDEKGEETETQPESAKPQTPAESVALPGNQLLQVQSHQQSHQTTRHKQRRFLLPHAYALFDFASGEATDLKFKKGDLILIKHRIDNNWFVGQANGQEGTFPINYVKVSVPLPMPQCIAMYDFKMGPNDEEGCLEFKKSTVIQVMRRVDHNWAEGRIGQTIGIFPIAFVELNAAAKKLLDSGLHTHPLCHPPKQQGQRALPPVPVIDPTVVTESSSGSSNSTPASSNSSSTSSSNNCSPNHQISLPNTPQHVVAAGSASVRFRDKGAKEKRHSLNALLGGGAPLSLLQTNRHSAEILSLPHELTRLEVSSSTALKPTSAPQTSRVLKTTVQQQMQPNLPWGYLALFPYKPRQTDELELKKGCVYIVTERCVDGWFKGKNWLDITGVFPGNYLTPLRARDQQQLMHQWKYVPQNADAQMAQVQHHPVAPDVRLNNMLSMQPPDLPPRQQQATATTTSCSVWSKPVEALFSRKSEPKPETATASNTSSSSSGAVGLMRRLTHMKTRSKSPGASLQQVPKEAISTNVEITTNPSAKLHPVHVRSGSCPSQLQHSQPLNETPAAKTAAQQPFLTKQLPPASTNSVSYGSQRVKGSKDRPHLICARQSLDAATFRSMYNNAASPPPPTTSVAPAVYTGGQQQVIPGGGAQSQLHANMIIAPSHRKSHSLDASHVLSPSSNMITEAAIKASATTKSPYCTRESRFRCIVPYPPNSDIELELHLGDIIYVQRKQKNGWYKGTHARTHKTGLFPASFVEPDC; from the exons ATGGACGAGCACACGCTAAACGACCTGTTGGAGTGCTCCGTGTGTCTTGAGCGACTGGACACCACATCGAAGGTGCTGCCATGCCAGCACACCTTCTGCCGCAAATGCTTGCAG GACATTGTGGCCAGTCAGCACAAGTTGCGATGCCCGGAGTGCCGCATCCTGGTCTCTTGCAAAATCGATGAGCTGCCTCCAAACGTCTTGCTGATGCGAATCTTAGAAG GCATGAAACAAAATGCAGCAGCTGGCAAAGGCGATGAAAAGGGAGAGGAGACTGAAACGCAGCCGGAAAGCGCCAAACCTCAGACGCCAGCGGAATCAGTGGCCCTGCCTGGCAACCAACTACTCCAGGTGCAGTCACATCAGCAATCTCATCAGACGACTCGTCACAAGCAACGCCGATTTCTACTCCCCCACGCCTATGCCCTCTTCGACTTCGCCTCCGGTGAAGCTACCGATCTAAAGTTCAAGAAAGGGGATCTGATACTGATCAAGCATCGCATTGACAACAACTGGTTTGTGGGTCAAGCGAATGGTCAGGAGGGCACGTTCCCCATCAACTACGTCAAGGTATCGGTTCCGCTGCCCATGCCGCAGTGCATCGCCATGTATGACTTTAAAATGGGGCCCAACGACGAGGAGGGATGCCTCGAATTTAAGAAAAGCACTGTAATACAGGTAATGCGCCGAGTTGATCATAATTGGGCAGAAGGACGAATTGGCCAGACCATCGGAATCTTTCCAATAGCATTCGTTGAGCTGAATGCAGCGGCCAAAAAGCTGTTGGACAGCGGGCTACACACCCATCCATTGTGCCATCCACCGAAGCAACAGGGGCAGCGGGCTCTTCCTCCGGTTCCAGTTATTGATCCCACGGTGGTAACGGAATCCAGTTCGGGATCCTCTAATTCCACGCCGGCCAGCAGCAATTCAAGCTCCACATCCAGCTCGAATAACTGCAGTCCGAATCACCAAATCTCACTGCCGAATACTCCCCAACATGTAGTAGCTGCGGGATCGGCGTCTGTTCGTTTCCGTGACAAGGGAGCAAAGGAGAAACGCCACTCACTAAATGCTTTGCTTGGAGGAGGAGCTCCGTTGAGTCTGCTGCAGACTAACCGCCATTCGGCTGAAATTCTTAGCCTGCCCCATGAACTAACCCGCTTGGAGGTTTCCAGCTCAACAGCTCTGAAACCCACGTCCGCCCCACAGACATCGCGTGTACTTAAGACCACTGTTCAGCAGCAGATGCAACCGAATTTGCCCTGGGGATACTTAGCCCTGTTCCCATACAAACCACGCCAAACGGATGAGCTGGAATTAAAGAAAGGTTGTGTTTACATTGTGACCGAAAGATGTGTGGACGGTTGGTTCAAGGGGAAAAACTGGTTGGACATCACTGGAGTGTTCCCGGGCAACTATCTGACGCCCCTGCGCGCCCGCGACCAGCAGCAGTTAATGCATCAATGGAAATATGTTCCCCAAAATGCAGATGCCCAGATGGCACAAGTACAGCACCATCCAGTTGCACCAGATGTGCGACTCAACAACATGCTGTCCATGCAACCGCCTGATTTGCCACCTCGTCAGCAGCAGGCTACCGCCACGACCACCAGTTGCTCTGTTTGGTCGAAACCAGTGGAGGCGCTGTTTAGCAGAAAATCGGAGCCCAAGCCTGAAACTGCCACAGCCTCGAATACGAGCAGCAGTTCCTCTGGAGCAGTGGGACTTATGAGGCGATTAACTCATATGAAAACACGCTCCAAATCTCCGGGAGCGTCCTTGCAGCAAGTTCCGAAAGAAGCTATTAGCACAAATGTGGAAATTACAACAAACCCATCAGCTAAATTGCACCCAGTACATGTGAG ATCCGGTTCGTGCCCCAGTCAGCTGCAGCACAGTCAACCGCTCAATGAAACTCCAGCAGCCAAGACAGCGGCACAACAACCGTTTCTAACCAAGCAACTGCCTCCTGCATCTACGAACAGCGTTTCGTACGGATCGCAACGCGTGAAAGGAAGCAAGGATCGTCCTCACTTGATTTG CGCGAGACAATCATTAGATGCAGCTACATTTCGCAGTATGTACAACAATGCCGCGTCGCCGCCGCCACCTACTACTTCCGTGGCCCCAGCTGTCTACACAGGCGGTCAGCAACAGGTGATTCCCGGAGGTGGAGCGCAATCCCAGTTGCATGCCAATATGATTATTGCACCCAGCCATCGGAAGTCGCACAGCCTAGATGCGAGTCATGTGCTAAGTCCCAGCAGCAATATGATCACGGAGGCGGCCATTAAGGCCAGCGCCACCACAAAGTCTCCTTACTGCACGAGGGAAAG TCGATTCCGCTGCATTGTGCCGTATCCACCAAACAGCGACATTGAACTAGAGCTACATTTGGGCGACATCATCTACGTCCAGCGGAAGCAAAAGAACGGCTGGTACAAGGGCACCCATGCCCGTACCCACAAAACCGGGCTTTTCCCCGCCTCCTTTGTGGAACCGGATTGTTAG